The following are encoded in a window of Thiohalobacter sp. IOR34 genomic DNA:
- a CDS encoding O-succinylhomoserine sulfhydrylase: protein MRPETTDMTQDFSKYRLATRAVRAGQRRTREGEHAEPIFTTSSYVFGSAQEAAARFAGEVPGNIYSRFTNPTVRTFEERLAALEGGACCVATASGMAAILATCLGLLKSGDHIVSSQSIFGSTTVLFDNYLGKLGIDTSYVRLDDPAAWEAAIRPETRLMFLETPSNPLTTLGDIAALAELAHAHDCLLAVDNCFCTPALQQPLALGADIVIHSATKYLDGQGRCIGGAVVGDAERVGGDVYGFLRTAGPSMSPFNAWVFLKGLETLELRMRAHSAAAARLAAWLETHPAVARVYYPGLASHPQHELASRQQSGFGGIVSFEVVGGQAAAWQVIDATELLSITANLGDAKTTITHPASTTHGRLSPEQRQEAGIGDGLIRVAVGLEDPLDIQEDLARGLDALG, encoded by the coding sequence ATGCGACCGGAGACCACCGACATGACCCAGGATTTCAGCAAGTACCGACTGGCCACCCGGGCCGTGCGCGCCGGGCAGCGACGGACCCGGGAGGGTGAACACGCCGAGCCGATCTTCACCACCTCGAGCTACGTGTTCGGCAGCGCGCAGGAGGCGGCGGCGCGCTTCGCCGGCGAGGTGCCCGGCAACATCTATTCCCGCTTCACCAATCCCACGGTGCGCACCTTCGAGGAGCGCCTCGCGGCGCTGGAGGGCGGGGCCTGCTGCGTGGCCACCGCCTCGGGCATGGCGGCGATCCTCGCCACCTGCCTGGGCCTGCTGAAGAGCGGCGACCATATCGTCTCCTCGCAGAGCATCTTCGGCAGCACCACGGTGCTGTTCGACAACTACCTCGGCAAGCTGGGCATCGATACCAGCTATGTGAGGCTGGACGATCCGGCTGCCTGGGAGGCGGCGATTCGTCCCGAGACCCGTCTCATGTTTCTGGAGACGCCCTCCAATCCGCTTACCACCCTGGGCGACATCGCTGCACTGGCCGAGCTGGCTCATGCCCACGACTGCCTGCTGGCGGTCGACAATTGCTTCTGCACCCCGGCGCTGCAACAGCCGCTGGCCCTGGGGGCGGACATCGTCATCCACTCCGCAACCAAGTACCTCGATGGCCAGGGACGTTGCATCGGCGGCGCCGTGGTGGGGGATGCCGAACGGGTGGGCGGGGATGTCTACGGCTTCCTGCGTACCGCCGGTCCGAGCATGAGTCCCTTCAATGCCTGGGTCTTCCTCAAGGGGCTGGAGACACTGGAGCTGCGCATGCGAGCCCACAGCGCCGCCGCTGCGCGCCTGGCGGCCTGGCTGGAGACCCATCCAGCGGTGGCCCGGGTCTACTATCCGGGGCTGGCCTCGCATCCGCAGCACGAGCTGGCCAGCCGCCAGCAATCGGGCTTTGGCGGCATCGTCAGTTTCGAGGTGGTCGGCGGTCAGGCCGCGGCCTGGCAGGTGATCGATGCCACCGAGCTGCTCTCGATCACCGCCAACCTGGGCGATGCCAAGACCACCATCACCCATCCGGCGAGCACCACCCATGGCCGGCTGAGCCCCGAGCAGCGGCAGGAGGCCGGTATCGGCGACGGCCTGATCCGGGTGGCGGTGGGTCTGGAGGATCCGCTCGACATCCAGGAAGACCTGGCACGCGGTCTGGATGCCCTGGGCTAG